A window of Zavarzinella sp. contains these coding sequences:
- a CDS encoding formylmethanofuran dehydrogenase subunit A, producing MLLKIANGTIVDPRNHPTRYVGDLWVLGGTIIPPPQIKQQPDQIIDASGMIVMPGGVDMHAHIAGPKVNYARKLRPERQRLQPRVAQGLQRSGTAGVTPTTFTTGYLYAGLGYTTVFDAAVPALGARHAHEEFHDTPAIDKGCFILAGNNTYAMKLIQERRPEELTSYLGWLLQATYGYALKVVNPGGVENWKLGWAHQTVLDSVVEGYGITPRDIIQQISGAADRLQLPHPMHLHCNQLGLPGNWQTTLQTMQALEGSRAHLTHIQFHSYGGEPDDQSTFCSRVPDLVAYVNDHPNLSIDVGHVVFGHTTSMTGDGPLGNYLHQVTGNKWFNSETECEAGCGIVPIVYREKSTVHALQWAIGVEWYLLMQDPWRIAMSTDHPNGGSFTAYPEMIAVLMDLAYRKEVLARLPEAIRGKSCIHDLDRVYSFEEIAIITRAAPAKLLGLPNKGHLGWGADGDITIYQPQANIKSMFEAPRYVIKSGAVIINHGEYVREYFGKTIHVQPTFQTDFLQEFTPWFANNYSLSLANYPVTSDYLPHGTIPVKCG from the coding sequence ATGCTGCTGAAAATCGCCAATGGCACCATCGTCGATCCCAGAAATCACCCCACCCGCTACGTGGGTGATCTGTGGGTGCTGGGTGGCACCATCATCCCGCCACCGCAAATCAAACAACAGCCAGATCAGATCATCGATGCCAGTGGCATGATCGTGATGCCCGGTGGCGTGGACATGCACGCCCACATTGCGGGGCCGAAGGTGAATTACGCACGCAAACTACGCCCAGAACGGCAACGCTTGCAGCCTCGTGTCGCCCAGGGGTTGCAGCGCAGTGGCACCGCAGGTGTTACCCCCACTACCTTTACCACGGGCTATCTTTACGCGGGCCTGGGGTATACCACTGTTTTTGATGCAGCCGTGCCTGCACTCGGTGCCCGACATGCCCACGAAGAATTTCATGATACACCCGCCATCGACAAAGGCTGTTTCATCCTGGCGGGTAATAACACCTACGCAATGAAGCTGATTCAGGAGCGTCGGCCAGAAGAATTGACCTCCTATCTGGGCTGGTTGCTTCAGGCTACTTATGGCTACGCACTGAAAGTGGTCAACCCAGGTGGGGTAGAAAACTGGAAGCTGGGTTGGGCCCACCAGACCGTGCTGGATAGCGTGGTAGAGGGTTATGGCATTACCCCACGTGATATTATTCAGCAGATCTCCGGTGCTGCCGATCGTCTACAGTTGCCCCACCCGATGCACCTGCACTGTAACCAACTGGGGTTGCCTGGGAACTGGCAAACCACCTTGCAGACGATGCAGGCACTGGAAGGTAGTCGTGCCCACTTGACTCACATTCAATTCCATAGTTATGGTGGGGAGCCAGACGATCAAAGCACATTTTGCTCTCGCGTGCCAGACCTGGTTGCTTATGTGAACGACCATCCCAACCTGAGTATTGATGTGGGCCACGTGGTCTTCGGGCATACCACCTCTATGACGGGTGATGGTCCGCTGGGTAACTATCTCCACCAGGTAACGGGCAACAAGTGGTTTAACAGCGAAACCGAATGCGAAGCCGGGTGCGGCATCGTCCCGATTGTCTATCGCGAAAAAAGCACCGTACACGCACTGCAGTGGGCCATTGGTGTCGAATGGTACCTGCTGATGCAGGACCCCTGGCGAATTGCAATGAGCACCGATCACCCCAATGGTGGCAGTTTTACCGCCTATCCGGAAATGATTGCGGTGCTGATGGACCTGGCCTATCGCAAAGAAGTGCTGGCTCGGCTGCCAGAAGCAATCCGCGGTAAATCATGCATCCACGACCTCGACCGTGTTTATTCTTTCGAAGAAATTGCAATCATCACGCGGGCCGCCCCTGCAAAGTTACTTGGTCTACCCAACAAAGGCCACTTGGGCTGGGGTGCGGATGGAGATATCACCATTTATCAACCGCAAGCAAATATCAAATCGATGTTCGAAGCCCCACGGTATGTCATCAAGTCAGGTGCTGTCATTATCAACCATGGGGAATATGTGCGGGAATATTTCGGCAAAACGATCCATGTTCAACCCACATTTCAGACCGATTTCCTGCAGGAATTCACCCCCTGGTTTGCGAACAATTATTCATTGTCGCTGGCAAACTACCCTGTGACCAGTGATTATCTGCCCCACGGCACCATTCCTGTAAAATGTGGGTGA
- a CDS encoding DUF4159 domain-containing protein codes for MKPLICLLTISMFAGSASAEEALAARVRQSMDRGIKFLKEQQRFGGGDRWDWESSTITVAQPGGPSCLAMLALLTAGVPTDDAVVKRGLTYIRSLVPMHTYVVGLQTMVLQQAGDVRDLNLIQRNVNWLIDAAVTKGGKLGGGGSLQGWTYNATERSWSDNSNTQYAMLGLWAGQEAGAKVDRKVWEAIHKYYVESQVPGGRNREGLDQAGWVYNNNADNKLSLTMSVAGLCGLYISNQELGENLQGLDTKTGIAKNCGVYPDDDALAKGHRWVGANLAFTLTPHSFYNVYGIERLGRLSGKRFLGDADWYREGCELLTGWTQDGKRKVSDLNQKPGGEWGSGNGIDGDSIISTSFALLFLSKGRTPILISKFAYDKQGDRPGINSGWNRKHSDTRHLVEYSSRELFKRQPLAWQNYDPRLADLTNKAVFDDELATLLQSPVLYINGHEAPQLTTAQKRLLRRYVDEGGFIMAEACCGSPEFAKGFRELMADKEVFGDESPLLPLAPTHPIWSSHTLIPAEMFQSEKIPEAQRIHAIERGCKTVVVFIPQPLAGFWEDGQLMPKPNEIVVNTDRARMAYRLAGNIIAYATGLEPPRPRLDKQKILDNDQKVPKGARYLIELAQIRHDGGDWQPAKNAMRNLALYARDKFQLDVSLAKQEVRPGRGPELWAHKFLYMHGKGRFTIDANEAENLRAHLEAGGTLLADACCGSSDFDKAFRQLTDKVFPGEKLVTIPENDLLYSAELNGQQISQVRARLEKNDGSAEANFRDVKPMLEGIKRNDRWVIIYSKIDIGCALEKNRSSACKGYDPESASRLATAALLYSLQK; via the coding sequence ATGAAACCACTGATCTGTCTGCTGACCATCAGCATGTTCGCCGGAAGTGCGTCTGCCGAAGAGGCACTGGCAGCCCGCGTGCGGCAATCGATGGATCGTGGCATCAAATTCCTGAAGGAACAACAACGCTTCGGTGGGGGCGACCGTTGGGATTGGGAATCCAGCACCATTACAGTGGCGCAGCCAGGCGGACCATCGTGCCTGGCAATGCTGGCCCTGCTGACTGCGGGTGTTCCCACAGACGATGCCGTGGTAAAACGGGGCCTGACCTATATTCGCAGCCTGGTCCCGATGCACACGTACGTGGTGGGCCTGCAAACAATGGTGCTGCAACAGGCCGGTGATGTCCGAGACTTGAACCTGATCCAGCGTAACGTCAATTGGCTGATTGATGCTGCCGTCACCAAAGGCGGCAAACTCGGTGGCGGAGGCTCGCTGCAAGGCTGGACGTACAATGCTACCGAGCGTAGCTGGAGTGACAATTCCAATACGCAATACGCCATGCTAGGTCTATGGGCTGGCCAGGAAGCAGGCGCCAAGGTCGATCGCAAAGTATGGGAAGCAATTCACAAATACTACGTCGAAAGTCAGGTGCCTGGTGGCCGAAATCGTGAAGGTCTCGATCAGGCAGGCTGGGTTTACAACAACAATGCGGATAACAAACTATCACTGACGATGTCCGTCGCAGGATTGTGCGGCCTGTATATTTCCAACCAGGAACTTGGCGAAAACCTGCAAGGACTAGATACGAAGACAGGAATTGCCAAAAACTGTGGTGTCTACCCCGATGATGATGCACTGGCGAAAGGCCACCGTTGGGTGGGGGCAAATCTGGCTTTCACACTTACACCACATTCGTTTTACAATGTCTATGGCATCGAACGGCTGGGGCGTTTATCTGGCAAACGCTTTCTTGGCGATGCCGACTGGTACCGCGAAGGGTGCGAGCTGTTAACAGGTTGGACGCAGGATGGGAAACGCAAAGTTTCGGACCTGAACCAGAAACCAGGTGGGGAATGGGGCTCTGGCAATGGCATTGATGGTGACTCGATAATTTCCACCAGTTTTGCCTTATTGTTTTTGTCAAAAGGCCGCACGCCGATTTTGATTAGCAAGTTCGCTTACGATAAACAGGGAGATCGCCCGGGCATTAATTCCGGCTGGAATCGCAAGCATTCCGACACCAGGCACCTGGTGGAATATTCTTCGCGGGAACTGTTCAAACGCCAGCCACTTGCGTGGCAGAATTACGACCCCCGCCTGGCCGATCTGACCAACAAGGCAGTATTTGATGATGAACTGGCCACGTTGCTGCAATCACCTGTGCTGTATATCAACGGACACGAAGCACCCCAACTGACAACGGCCCAGAAACGCTTGCTGCGTCGCTATGTGGATGAAGGTGGCTTTATTATGGCCGAGGCGTGCTGTGGCAGTCCGGAGTTTGCGAAAGGCTTTCGAGAGTTGATGGCAGACAAAGAAGTATTTGGCGATGAATCGCCGTTGCTGCCATTGGCACCAACGCACCCAATCTGGTCTTCCCACACGTTGATTCCGGCAGAAATGTTTCAAAGTGAAAAAATCCCGGAAGCACAACGCATCCATGCGATTGAACGTGGCTGCAAAACGGTGGTGGTGTTTATCCCACAGCCATTGGCAGGTTTCTGGGAAGATGGCCAGTTGATGCCAAAGCCCAATGAGATTGTCGTCAATACCGATCGGGCCCGGATGGCCTATCGCCTGGCGGGAAACATCATTGCCTACGCCACTGGGCTGGAACCACCCCGCCCTCGCCTGGATAAGCAGAAGATCCTGGACAACGACCAGAAAGTACCAAAAGGTGCTCGATACCTGATTGAACTTGCCCAGATTCGCCACGATGGTGGCGACTGGCAGCCAGCGAAAAATGCGATGCGAAACCTGGCACTGTATGCCCGCGACAAGTTTCAGCTGGATGTATCGCTGGCCAAACAGGAAGTTCGTCCTGGACGTGGCCCGGAACTGTGGGCCCATAAGTTTCTGTACATGCACGGCAAAGGGCGTTTTACCATCGATGCGAACGAAGCAGAAAACCTGCGTGCCCATCTGGAAGCAGGGGGCACCCTGCTGGCCGATGCCTGTTGTGGCAGCAGTGATTTTGATAAAGCCTTTCGCCAACTGACAGACAAAGTGTTTCCGGGCGAAAAGCTGGTGACCATCCCGGAGAACGATCTGCTGTATAGCGCCGAATTGAATGGCCAGCAGATATCCCAGGTGCGTGCCCGGCTGGAAAAGAACGATGGCTCTGCTGAAGCGAACTTCCGCGATGTCAAGCCGATGTTGGAAGGGATTAAACGCAACGACCGCTGGGTAATCATTTACAGCAAGATCGATATCGGCTGTGCCCTGGAAAAAAACCGCTCCAGTGCCTGTAAAGGCTACGACCCGGAAAGCGCCTCCCGTCTGGCCACCGCAGCACTGCTCTATTCATTGCAGAAGTAG
- a CDS encoding MBL fold metallo-hydrolase: MKIISLFSVLFGLATICSAQPKDADKQFTVRWYGQAFFTITSPSGRVVAFDPHVMEEFPREGKVKADIVCQCHPDADKDRLEQSIEGADTGKVKVFRGYKKANPGKPWDWNLIDEKSAVGEETYRIRTVGNYRDALEGKKWGKNSTFVVEMEGVTFCHLGYLGHTLSKAEIEAIGPVDVLFVPVGGVYMINGEMAREVVSSLKPKRYLFPMAYAFNGQPDTLLSADEFLDGLDPQVNATTTNHFSFGLSQKPAAPTTVVLGWKPGTPVEKK, from the coding sequence ATGAAAATAATCTCATTATTTTCAGTATTGTTTGGCTTAGCCACCATCTGTTCAGCTCAGCCAAAAGATGCGGACAAGCAATTCACCGTGCGTTGGTATGGCCAGGCTTTTTTCACCATTACTTCACCTTCCGGGCGAGTGGTGGCATTTGATCCCCACGTGATGGAAGAGTTTCCTCGGGAAGGTAAGGTCAAAGCAGATATTGTCTGCCAATGTCACCCCGATGCGGACAAAGATCGTCTGGAACAAAGCATCGAAGGTGCTGATACCGGTAAAGTGAAAGTATTTCGTGGGTACAAAAAAGCAAATCCTGGTAAACCGTGGGACTGGAACCTGATCGACGAAAAAAGTGCAGTGGGCGAGGAAACCTATCGGATACGCACCGTTGGGAATTATCGAGATGCACTAGAAGGGAAAAAGTGGGGCAAAAATTCCACATTCGTGGTCGAGATGGAAGGGGTCACATTCTGCCACCTCGGCTACCTTGGCCACACACTATCGAAGGCAGAAATCGAAGCAATTGGCCCAGTTGATGTGCTCTTTGTGCCCGTGGGCGGTGTCTACATGATCAATGGTGAAATGGCACGCGAAGTTGTTTCTTCATTAAAACCGAAGCGATATCTGTTTCCGATGGCCTATGCATTCAACGGACAGCCAGACACACTGCTTAGTGCGGACGAATTTCTCGATGGCCTGGATCCACAGGTGAATGCCACAACAACAAACCACTTTTCTTTTGGCCTGAGTCAAAAGCCTGCAGCACCGACGACGGTGGTTCTGGGTTGGAAACCAGGCACCCCAGTTGAGAAAAAGTAA
- a CDS encoding FAD-dependent oxidoreductase, with amino-acid sequence MKHPIVILGGGLAGLTAARYLRSHQVPFRLFEAGPKLAGLAQSFHDKDGFTYDFGAHFITTRLAAAVGYSANCRNVPRYGESVWLRHKVARYPFGLLAQPRYMLSALASKFKGLLNRHPATNVADWFREAYGDNLAREIAIPLTEAWSGLPGNELSPAVGNKMTSGILRTIMLRMAGSWTKRTVAVGYATTLQESPHVWHVYPNGGLGAMLGHMARDVMDSVQTSSPVQKIYVEQERVVGVRVNEQDIPCSTVISTAPVHVLPKLVSGTTTLDDLAQFKYRAMIFVNLRLNGRGLLPDVVLWTPEKHLPYFRLTETPLSMPWSAPEGSTLLTVDIGSKVGDGHWTMSDDELGNYCVDHLQELIPDIRSRYRGCRVLRTPLAYPIYSLEYEQRRQQFAQSSGIDGLHSVGRNGEFAHILMEDVYWRTRRKLQQVVQHQ; translated from the coding sequence ATGAAACACCCCATAGTCATTCTCGGTGGGGGGCTGGCAGGTCTGACAGCAGCACGCTACCTGCGATCTCATCAGGTGCCATTCCGTTTATTTGAGGCAGGGCCAAAACTGGCCGGCCTTGCCCAGAGTTTTCACGATAAAGATGGCTTTACGTACGATTTCGGGGCCCACTTTATTACCACTCGCCTGGCAGCCGCAGTGGGGTATTCGGCGAACTGTCGTAATGTCCCAAGATACGGAGAAAGTGTCTGGCTGCGGCACAAAGTGGCCCGTTATCCCTTCGGTCTGCTGGCTCAACCACGTTACATGCTGAGTGCTCTGGCTTCCAAATTCAAAGGGCTATTGAATCGACACCCGGCTACCAATGTCGCTGATTGGTTTCGCGAAGCATATGGCGACAATCTGGCTCGTGAAATAGCAATTCCACTGACTGAAGCATGGTCTGGCCTGCCGGGCAACGAATTATCGCCTGCAGTGGGCAACAAAATGACGTCGGGCATTCTCCGCACCATCATGCTGCGGATGGCGGGCAGTTGGACAAAACGCACTGTCGCAGTGGGTTATGCCACCACGTTGCAGGAATCTCCCCACGTGTGGCATGTTTATCCCAATGGTGGGCTGGGGGCAATGCTGGGCCACATGGCCCGCGATGTGATGGATTCGGTGCAGACTAGTTCGCCAGTGCAGAAAATCTATGTGGAACAGGAACGCGTGGTGGGTGTGCGGGTAAACGAACAGGATATCCCGTGCAGCACCGTCATCAGCACCGCACCCGTGCATGTGTTGCCCAAACTGGTTTCCGGCACCACCACACTGGATGATCTGGCCCAATTCAAATACCGTGCGATGATTTTTGTGAATCTGCGGCTCAATGGACGTGGCTTGCTGCCTGATGTGGTGCTGTGGACTCCCGAAAAGCACCTGCCCTACTTCCGACTGACCGAAACCCCACTGTCGATGCCATGGAGTGCACCAGAAGGCTCCACACTGCTGACAGTGGATATCGGCAGTAAGGTGGGCGATGGCCATTGGACCATGTCCGATGATGAGCTTGGCAATTACTGTGTGGATCATCTGCAGGAATTGATTCCGGATATTCGCAGTCGCTATCGGGGCTGTCGAGTACTACGCACCCCACTGGCGTACCCGATTTATTCGCTGGAATATGAACAGCGTCGCCAGCAGTTTGCCCAGTCCAGTGGCATCGATGGTCTGCACAGCGTGGGCAGAAATGGTGAATTCGCCCACATTCTGATGGAAGATGTTTATTGGCGCACCCGCCGCAAGCTGCAACAGGTGGTGCAGCATCAGTAA
- a CDS encoding class I SAM-dependent methyltransferase, whose product MNVMTQLPETERLPATRPQISPTLPGLTLVPAHCCICGTDDAEPVGLGEDFEYRTCPDTFLAVKCPHCGVVYLNPRPDEAEFARIYPNNYHAFQFQEEDFGFIYKVRCRLEAKRLLKWCRNLPDNAQILDVGCGDGFHLKLLQQYGKSGWQLSGLDLDPRAVAAAQKRGLNVQHGDLHEVNLPTQHYDRIFLIMTVEHVAHPDRLLKRAAELLKSGGRLIIVTDSTAGFDFQIFGGRHWGGYHFPRHWYLFDRGSLAKLAEKAGFQTVSVRTATSPVNWVYSIHNLLVDWQAPKWLVRRFTLHSPVSLGIFTILDTMLKWVGKGSILHGIFEKPHHSSEAVR is encoded by the coding sequence ATGAATGTGATGACTCAATTGCCGGAAACGGAGCGATTACCCGCAACCAGGCCGCAAATTTCACCTACACTGCCAGGTTTAACATTAGTGCCCGCACATTGCTGCATATGTGGCACCGATGATGCAGAACCAGTGGGGCTTGGCGAAGATTTTGAATACCGCACCTGTCCGGATACTTTTCTGGCTGTGAAATGCCCCCACTGTGGGGTGGTTTACCTGAATCCGCGGCCGGATGAAGCGGAATTTGCCCGAATTTACCCGAACAATTACCACGCTTTCCAGTTTCAGGAAGAAGATTTTGGCTTCATTTACAAGGTTCGCTGCCGGCTGGAAGCCAAACGCCTGCTGAAGTGGTGCCGCAACCTGCCAGACAACGCCCAGATTCTCGATGTCGGGTGCGGCGATGGCTTCCATCTGAAATTATTGCAGCAATACGGCAAGTCTGGCTGGCAGTTAAGTGGTCTGGATCTGGATCCACGTGCGGTTGCTGCCGCCCAGAAACGCGGTCTTAATGTGCAGCACGGCGATCTGCACGAAGTAAACTTGCCTACACAGCATTACGACCGCATTTTTCTAATCATGACGGTAGAACATGTGGCCCACCCGGATCGATTACTCAAACGGGCGGCAGAATTATTAAAATCAGGTGGGCGACTGATTATTGTCACCGACAGCACCGCCGGGTTCGATTTTCAGATTTTTGGTGGCCGACATTGGGGTGGGTATCACTTCCCACGGCACTGGTATCTGTTCGATCGCGGTTCACTTGCAAAACTGGCTGAAAAAGCAGGCTTTCAGACGGTTTCGGTACGCACCGCTACCAGTCCGGTAAACTGGGTCTACTCCATCCATAATCTGCTGGTCGACTGGCAGGCACCGAAGTGGCTAGTGCGTCGCTTCACGCTGCATTCGCCCGTTTCGTTAGGAATCTTCACCATTCTGGATACCATGCTGAAATGGGTTGGCAAAGGATCGATCCTGCATGGAATCTTCGAAAAACCCCACCACTCATCGGAGGCAGTGCGATGA
- a CDS encoding (2Fe-2S)-binding protein, translating to MDLDDNVCLCFRVSRRKLEKFLRFEHPKVASQLSQCGGAGTGCGWCIPFLQKMFDRYSKEQLIELQLPTPEEYQFQRQNYLREQKGAPADEKE from the coding sequence ATGGACTTAGATGACAACGTCTGCTTGTGCTTTCGCGTTTCCCGCCGGAAACTGGAAAAGTTTCTGCGCTTTGAACATCCCAAAGTAGCCAGCCAGTTATCCCAATGTGGGGGTGCTGGTACCGGCTGTGGCTGGTGCATCCCTTTCCTGCAAAAGATGTTCGACCGCTACAGCAAAGAACAATTGATTGAGCTGCAACTGCCCACGCCGGAAGAATATCAATTCCAACGGCAGAACTATCTGCGGGAACAAAAAGGTGCTCCAGCAGACGAAAAAGAATAG
- a CDS encoding DUF1573 domain-containing protein, producing MRQFCSVLLLGCTCLVLSAQEGATGPWANKFFTGKDTAPPPVIQHNFGTVPQGTVKVHRFTLSNLYAVRMDIVELKPSCNCISISDYTRQLEPMQKGFLEVKIDTSKVTGFKRVSLPITFAGTDPKTKEVFKSTAVLELTAVSRADIVYTPGSINFGQIAVGTTTQPKSLVLTYQGTVPNWQIDRVTFNKEMLEVTAIPRWGKTGKLEYVITATLSKDAPVGDLDEQITLETNDRQNLTVSVQAIVRAPLSILPSNNIAFQNIIVGEKDSRNIIVRASKEFKIIRIDGQTEEFTASPGMSIGGVSQSVSISCQPATVGLKEHKLTIVTDLGSLDVSVSATGVAK from the coding sequence ATGCGGCAGTTTTGTTCGGTATTACTTCTGGGATGCACCTGTCTGGTGCTTTCTGCACAAGAAGGCGCCACCGGACCGTGGGCAAACAAGTTTTTTACCGGCAAAGATACCGCACCCCCACCTGTCATTCAGCACAACTTTGGCACCGTGCCACAAGGTACTGTGAAGGTGCACCGTTTTACCCTGTCTAACCTGTATGCAGTCCGCATGGATATTGTAGAACTGAAGCCCAGTTGCAACTGCATCAGCATTTCCGATTACACCCGCCAACTGGAACCAATGCAGAAAGGTTTTCTGGAAGTGAAGATCGATACTTCCAAAGTGACTGGCTTCAAGCGGGTATCGCTGCCAATTACTTTCGCAGGTACCGATCCGAAGACCAAAGAAGTTTTTAAATCTACTGCAGTGCTGGAACTGACTGCTGTCAGCCGTGCGGACATTGTCTACACCCCTGGGTCGATCAATTTCGGCCAGATCGCTGTGGGCACTACCACCCAGCCGAAATCGTTGGTGCTGACCTATCAGGGCACCGTGCCGAACTGGCAGATTGATCGCGTGACCTTTAATAAAGAGATGCTGGAAGTAACAGCGATCCCACGGTGGGGCAAAACCGGCAAACTGGAATATGTGATTACCGCCACGCTCAGCAAGGATGCACCCGTGGGCGATTTAGACGAGCAGATTACCCTGGAAACGAATGATCGGCAGAACCTGACGGTTTCCGTTCAGGCAATTGTGCGGGCACCGCTGAGTATATTGCCATCCAATAATATTGCATTTCAGAATATTATTGTGGGCGAAAAAGACTCACGCAACATTATTGTGCGTGCCAGCAAAGAGTTCAAAATTATCCGCATCGATGGCCAGACCGAAGAATTTACCGCCAGTCCCGGAATGAGCATCGGTGGGGTTTCGCAATCGGTTTCCATTTCCTGCCAGCCCGCCACTGTCGGGCTGAAAGAGCACAAACTGACCATCGTAACCGATCTGGGCAGTTTGGATGTTTCCGTTTCAGCGACTGGCGTTGCTAAGTAG
- a CDS encoding sugar phosphate isomerase/epimerase, whose amino-acid sequence MNLLLWSGFITEEHFPIMADIKATGFDGVEIPIFDGDPAHYGKIKKELDNLGLSCTTVTIVSPETSPISPDAGVRKAALDRLKWAIDCNHALGAENMVGPFHSPLGVFSGLPPTEDEKNRAADVLREAAEYAVQAKVQLCIEYLNRFECYFLTTAADAVSLVHRVNHPNFKTMFDTFHAHIEEKSQDWGIYQVAPVLGHVHISENDRGTPGTGQVNFYEAISTLKRIGYDGWLVIEAFGRALPDLAAATRVWRDLFPHPKQVYTDGLQLIHGLWND is encoded by the coding sequence ATGAACCTGCTGCTTTGGTCTGGCTTTATCACCGAAGAGCATTTTCCCATTATGGCCGACATCAAGGCGACGGGCTTTGACGGTGTTGAAATCCCTATTTTTGATGGCGATCCCGCCCATTATGGCAAAATCAAGAAAGAACTGGATAATCTGGGTCTATCGTGCACCACAGTGACGATTGTTTCCCCTGAAACCAGTCCGATCAGTCCTGATGCAGGGGTGCGGAAGGCAGCCCTCGACCGCCTGAAGTGGGCGATCGATTGCAACCACGCACTGGGTGCCGAAAATATGGTGGGGCCGTTCCATTCCCCGCTGGGAGTGTTTTCTGGTCTGCCGCCCACCGAAGATGAGAAAAACCGGGCAGCCGATGTACTGCGGGAAGCGGCGGAATACGCAGTGCAGGCCAAAGTGCAACTGTGCATCGAATACCTGAACCGGTTCGAGTGCTATTTCCTGACCACCGCCGCCGATGCAGTTTCGCTGGTACACCGTGTAAACCACCCCAATTTCAAGACCATGTTCGACACCTTCCACGCCCACATCGAAGAAAAAAGTCAGGACTGGGGGATCTATCAGGTGGCACCCGTACTGGGCCATGTTCACATCAGTGAGAACGACCGTGGCACGCCGGGCACCGGCCAGGTGAACTTTTACGAAGCGATTTCGACCCTGAAACGGATTGGTTACGATGGCTGGCTGGTGATTGAAGCGTTTGGGCGGGCTCTACCCGACCTGGCTGCTGCAACTCGAGTCTGGCGCGATCTCTTCCCACATCCGAAGCAGGTGTACACTGATGGCCTGCAGTTAATTCATGGCTTGTGGAACGATTAA
- a CDS encoding deoxyguanosinetriphosphate triphosphohydrolase codes for MAAVRYSGHMDSLEYESSFLASYAMRSHDSRGRQYVEPAHPYRAIYQRDRERIVHCSAFRRMVGKTQVLVGRINDHHRTRLTHTLEVAQISRTIARKLGINEDLTEAIALSHDIGHPPFGHAGERALHECLRHHAGFDHNLYGLRRVDWLEDRYPDHPGLNLSWEVREAFVQHSKRKDVAEVQEFFAHGGPLLEAQLVDAADSLAYDTHDADDALGTGILQLGDLEEIPFWAESAAIVRQRFTNMTPDQQRVAIVRELIAKQVNDLVRETEQQLQVRQIRTLADVRQCTEPLVRFSSELVPKKKEFQRFLLQHVYQDYRVLRQANKGREMLVAMYDKLVQKPELLPPKHFSRWEKAPAHIQRNRTSPSWGMEPSLERVVVDYLAGMTDQFARTEYTRLFETNEDW; via the coding sequence TTGGCTGCAGTCCGCTATTCTGGCCACATGGATTCTCTGGAATACGAATCATCGTTTTTGGCCAGCTATGCGATGCGGTCCCACGATAGCCGTGGGAGGCAATATGTAGAACCTGCCCACCCTTATCGTGCGATCTACCAGCGTGATCGCGAGCGCATCGTTCACTGCAGCGCCTTTAGGCGTATGGTGGGCAAAACCCAGGTGCTGGTGGGGCGAATTAATGATCATCACCGCACCCGCTTGACCCACACGCTGGAAGTTGCCCAAATTAGTCGCACGATTGCCAGAAAATTAGGCATCAACGAGGATTTAACCGAAGCAATTGCCCTGTCCCACGATATCGGACACCCCCCTTTTGGCCATGCGGGGGAACGTGCGTTGCACGAATGCCTGCGGCACCACGCGGGGTTCGACCACAATTTATATGGGCTGCGTCGGGTGGATTGGCTGGAAGATCGCTATCCAGACCACCCAGGCCTGAACTTATCGTGGGAGGTTCGTGAGGCGTTTGTGCAGCACAGCAAACGGAAAGATGTTGCCGAAGTGCAGGAATTTTTTGCCCACGGTGGGCCATTGCTGGAAGCCCAGTTGGTAGATGCAGCAGACAGCCTGGCCTATGACACCCACGATGCCGATGATGCCCTGGGCACTGGTATTCTGCAACTGGGCGATCTGGAAGAGATCCCCTTCTGGGCAGAAAGTGCCGCAATTGTGCGGCAACGCTTCACCAATATGACCCCCGACCAGCAACGGGTGGCCATTGTGCGGGAACTGATTGCTAAACAGGTGAACGATCTGGTGCGGGAAACGGAACAGCAACTACAGGTACGTCAGATCCGCACCCTGGCCGATGTTCGACAGTGCACGGAACCGCTGGTGCGATTCAGCAGTGAGCTGGTACCGAAAAAGAAGGAATTCCAGCGATTTCTGCTGCAGCATGTTTATCAGGATTATCGGGTTTTGCGACAGGCGAATAAAGGGCGGGAAATGCTGGTGGCAATGTATGATAAACTGGTTCAGAAGCCGGAATTGCTGCCACCGAAACATTTCAGCCGGTGGGAAAAGGCCCCCGCCCACATTCAAAGGAACCGCACCAGCCCCAGTTGGGGAATGGAACCATCGCTGGAACGAGTGGTAGTAGACTATCTGGCTGGCATGACCGACCAATTCGCCCGCACCGAATACACGCGCCTGTTTGAAACCAACGAAGACTGGTAA